In Candidatus Poribacteria bacterium, the following are encoded in one genomic region:
- a CDS encoding T9SS type A sorting domain-containing protein — translation MRTLILFFLSCFLLPVCADIRFEDVSQQAGITRIGESWGNAWGDFDGDGDLDLWATNHRHKPSLYRNNGDGTFTDIIDEVWDANPYADTHGVAWADFDNDGDQDLIALSGGGGGRILKTNPREDNHLYVNEGGILLERAAELGVDFPLLRGRTPLWFDWNRDGRLDVLITGIRRVDGTGKAVTSYLFQQVPSGFEDVSRVSGFLFERSSSLAQLSDITDDGNMDLIIHSNPYPRKMYDVSVMPFRNLTEVLNFPKRYDVQDAIYADFNGDLISDVFLARGRYSSYIDTQDAQRIKISILAHRQEKGVSFKTEGDVRFEIYSVWATWLSHLFIGTDGHRLTEFNGEYIPVDPSRNAATFKFVLSPEDPRVAGLKKRPKVETHGMYVGYDPGTKRWTVLFHTMPRIATTGQVTMDAVIEASQPISEPQPINFSIPELTYRPQSILFINEGNNFKPTNGAFVSDVPSVTAGDFDNDMDVDLYVVRSTNAGNLPNHLYENRGDGTFIQHAGAGGANGSAQGKGQSVTMGDYDQDGYLDLFVTNGRGGYPFNIGPDQLFRNIASGNNWLQIDLEGTVSNRDGIGARLFATTPDGKTQLRENGGGIHWCQQDQKRIHFGLAQNQVVSELVIHWPSGIVQKLEDVPVNQVLKIVESGAQGIFSADVNQDGRVGILDFVLVVEHFGEKPPTNFRVDINKDGEVNILDLIWIIKSVGGNQGIAGAPSRQLLTGRITKGMSSSIYLSKADIGLLSSFYERIEEISASATHKELVRQFLKELLRSVEEPLDTRLHANYPNPFNPETWIPYQLAEDSNITIRIYDTSGHIVRTLFAGHQTAGYYMSRRDAVYWDGKNELGEHMASGVYICELETPTFKHTTRLVMLK, via the coding sequence ATGCGGACTTTAATACTATTTTTCTTATCCTGTTTTCTACTCCCTGTTTGCGCAGACATTCGGTTTGAAGATGTGTCACAACAGGCTGGAATTACGCGAATTGGTGAAAGTTGGGGAAACGCGTGGGGCGATTTTGATGGTGATGGAGACCTTGATTTATGGGCGACGAATCACCGACACAAACCGAGCCTCTATCGTAACAACGGTGACGGCACCTTCACGGACATTATTGATGAGGTCTGGGACGCAAATCCGTATGCAGACACACATGGTGTCGCGTGGGCAGATTTTGATAACGATGGAGACCAGGACCTCATCGCATTGTCGGGCGGTGGCGGTGGAAGAATATTAAAAACGAATCCGAGGGAGGATAATCACCTCTACGTGAATGAGGGGGGCATACTTTTAGAGCGGGCAGCTGAATTAGGCGTTGATTTCCCGCTTTTGCGCGGCAGAACACCTCTTTGGTTTGATTGGAACAGAGATGGACGATTAGATGTTCTCATTACAGGTATACGTCGAGTCGATGGAACAGGCAAGGCCGTGACTTCATATTTGTTTCAACAAGTCCCAAGCGGTTTTGAGGATGTAAGCCGTGTCTCAGGGTTCTTGTTTGAAAGGAGTTCTTCATTGGCGCAACTCTCTGATATAACGGACGACGGAAATATGGACTTAATTATTCACAGTAATCCGTATCCGAGAAAAATGTATGACGTGTCGGTTATGCCCTTCAGGAATTTAACAGAAGTGCTTAATTTTCCAAAGCGCTACGATGTGCAAGATGCCATATATGCTGACTTCAATGGGGATTTAATTTCAGATGTATTTCTGGCAAGGGGGCGGTACAGCTCCTATATTGATACCCAAGATGCGCAAAGGATAAAAATAAGTATACTGGCGCATCGGCAAGAAAAAGGCGTCAGTTTTAAAACAGAAGGCGATGTTCGTTTTGAAATCTATTCAGTGTGGGCAACATGGCTTTCTCACCTATTTATTGGAACAGATGGGCATCGATTAACGGAATTTAATGGGGAATATATACCTGTAGACCCCAGCCGCAATGCAGCTACCTTTAAATTCGTCTTATCCCCTGAGGATCCGAGAGTTGCCGGGCTGAAGAAAAGACCTAAGGTTGAAACCCATGGAATGTACGTCGGTTATGATCCTGGGACAAAACGGTGGACTGTTTTATTTCATACAATGCCTCGTATTGCAACCACGGGTCAGGTCACTATGGACGCCGTTATTGAAGCGTCTCAACCGATATCAGAACCACAGCCCATTAACTTTTCAATACCTGAATTGACTTATAGACCACAATCAATCCTTTTTATCAATGAAGGGAACAACTTTAAACCCACCAATGGGGCTTTTGTCAGTGATGTTCCGTCTGTCACCGCAGGGGACTTTGACAATGATATGGATGTAGACCTTTATGTCGTCCGTTCAACCAATGCCGGAAACTTACCAAACCACCTCTATGAGAACCGAGGCGATGGCACTTTTATACAACACGCTGGTGCGGGGGGGGCAAATGGAAGCGCGCAGGGGAAAGGACAGAGCGTTACAATGGGGGACTACGACCAAGATGGATACCTCGACCTTTTTGTTACAAATGGTAGAGGCGGGTATCCCTTTAACATCGGGCCCGATCAACTTTTCCGCAACATTGCTAGTGGTAATAATTGGCTTCAAATTGACTTGGAGGGAACCGTCTCTAATCGGGATGGAATCGGCGCAAGACTTTTTGCGACGACACCTGATGGTAAAACCCAATTGCGCGAAAACGGTGGAGGAATACATTGGTGCCAACAAGATCAGAAGCGTATACACTTTGGACTCGCCCAGAATCAAGTTGTCAGTGAGTTAGTCATCCATTGGCCCAGCGGCATCGTTCAAAAATTGGAAGATGTCCCTGTAAACCAAGTGTTAAAAATCGTTGAATCTGGCGCACAAGGCATTTTCTCTGCTGACGTCAATCAGGATGGTCGGGTCGGTATACTTGACTTTGTTCTTGTTGTTGAGCATTTCGGAGAAAAACCACCTACAAATTTTCGGGTAGATATCAACAAAGATGGTGAAGTCAATATTTTAGATCTCATTTGGATTATCAAATCTGTTGGGGGAAATCAGGGAATTGCAGGGGCACCATCCCGACAGCTCTTAACCGGTAGAATTACCAAGGGTATGTCAAGTTCAATCTACCTTTCAAAGGCTGACATCGGGTTACTCTCTTCCTTTTATGAAAGGATTGAAGAAATATCAGCAAGTGCTACACATAAAGAGTTAGTCAGACAGTTCTTAAAAGAACTGCTGAGGTCTGTTGAAGAACCCTTAGACACAAGACTCCATGCTAACTATCCGAATCCGTTTAATCCAGAAACTTGGATTCCCTATCAACTCGCGGAAGATAGCAACATCACGATACGTATCTATGATACCTCAGGGCATATTGTCCGAACACTCTTCGCTGGACATCAAACTGCTGGGTATTACATGAGTCGTAGGGACGCGGTGTATTGGGATGGGAAAAATGAATTAGGGGAACACATGGCGAGTGGAGTTTACATTTGTGAATTGGAAACGCCGACCTTCAAACACACAACACGACTCGTGATGCTGAAATAA
- a CDS encoding NAD-dependent epimerase/dehydratase family protein: protein MEGGSTERNVKLETDLTEPQGKIKKALVTGGAGFMGAHVVNELLKQGSTDVVALDDLSGGFRENLSPAVTFVEGSILDVPLINRLCEQYRFDYIYHLAAYAAEGLSHFIKRFNYQNNLIGSVNLINAAVNYNVKRFVFTSSIAVYGANQLPMHEALIPMPEDSYGIAKYAVEQELAAAKRLFDLEYTIFRPHNVYGELQNIGDKYRNVIGIFMNNIMQEEPLVIFGDGEQTRAFTHIADVAPHIAHAVDIPEAVGEVFNVGSDEHVSVNELADLVMTAMGKEVAVINVRAREEVKHAYCTHEKFHGVFGKTSQVALPEGLERMAAWAKSVGPRTSAAFTDIEIQKNLPDSWK, encoded by the coding sequence ATGGAGGGCGGATCTACGGAAAGGAACGTCAAACTTGAAACCGACCTGACCGAACCGCAAGGAAAAATTAAAAAAGCATTAGTCACAGGTGGTGCGGGCTTTATGGGCGCGCACGTCGTTAATGAACTTCTCAAACAAGGGAGCACGGACGTTGTTGCACTTGATGACCTGAGTGGCGGCTTCCGTGAAAATCTCAGCCCTGCCGTAACCTTTGTTGAAGGAAGCATCCTTGATGTACCGCTAATAAATCGACTCTGTGAACAATATCGATTCGACTATATCTATCATCTCGCCGCCTATGCAGCGGAAGGGCTCAGTCACTTCATCAAACGATTTAACTATCAGAACAATCTCATCGGAAGTGTAAACCTCATCAATGCAGCTGTAAACTACAATGTCAAGCGATTTGTGTTCACCTCCTCTATCGCTGTTTACGGCGCAAACCAACTCCCAATGCACGAAGCACTTATCCCGATGCCCGAAGATTCTTACGGCATTGCCAAATATGCCGTTGAACAGGAACTCGCCGCCGCAAAGCGACTCTTCGATTTGGAGTATACCATTTTCCGTCCCCACAACGTCTACGGTGAACTCCAGAATATCGGCGACAAGTACCGAAACGTCATCGGTATTTTTATGAATAATATTATGCAGGAGGAACCGTTAGTTATTTTTGGGGACGGCGAGCAGACGCGCGCCTTTACGCATATTGCGGATGTCGCCCCACACATCGCTCATGCCGTTGATATACCCGAAGCAGTCGGAGAGGTGTTTAACGTCGGATCGGATGAACATGTATCCGTCAACGAATTGGCGGACCTGGTGATGACAGCGATGGGAAAAGAAGTTGCTGTTATCAACGTGCGTGCAAGAGAAGAGGTAAAACACGCATATTGCACACACGAGAAATTCCACGGAGTCTTCGGAAAAACATCACAAGTCGCCCTTCCCGAAGGTTTAGAAAGAATGGCAGCGTGGGCGAAGTCCGTTGGACCGCGCACTTCC